In the Pseudodesulfovibrio sp. JC047 genome, one interval contains:
- a CDS encoding type I secretion system permease/ATPase, translating into MNDAPHGDQQKKRGNTMNSEWEYPDNADTFLDPLLTSLSIMAKLHGRPMTPESLTVGLPLEENALTVSLYFRAAERVGFSSRIAKRSLSELNNVVCPCILLLENRRCCVLTAIDHEKKRAEIIVPEASEGRGLDDGGQTVGSEIVSLEKLNTVFEGHVLFSKPEFQFEKRTEAGLFLEGEHWFWGTILLSWRIYRDVFLATILINLFVLVSPFFVRNVYNRVVPNNAIETMWWLAFGACLAFSFDIVLRIVRTYFLDLAGKKSDLILSARLFGQALGMRFEGRPQSVGTFAKNIQEFEVVRDFVTSASLGAVVDLPFALLFLAVIGIMSGPLVWVPVGAIVVILVSGLFFHPVMKSAVVKSSRASSQKNGLLVESLHGLESVKATGAEGQLQRKWEEAVSFIAQCNMKSRLISSTAGSVGTYANQLSTIILLIYGVYLIKDGELNMGSLIAAMMLNSRAIVPFVRLANIATRYTSARAAYASLKTVMELEQERPSDKKFIYHPSFEGRVVFDQVDFNYPGSEHLALAGVSFSFNSRNHVGIIGKIGSGKSTIARLLIGLYRPIKGVIEIDGINLNQLDPAALRRHVGLVTQDQVLFYGTIRENIVMGVPHVDDHVLNRAATLAGVMDFAVHQPDGLDMNVGEQGRALSGGQRQCVLLARALLLDPPILLLDEPTSSMDNSSEQAFIKRLKTIVGKKTLILVTHKASLLTLVDQLIVMDHGQIVVQGPKDTVIRQLQEENVSEGQKSHA; encoded by the coding sequence ATGAATGATGCACCTCATGGCGATCAGCAAAAAAAGCGTGGCAACACGATGAATTCCGAATGGGAGTATCCAGACAATGCAGATACGTTTCTTGATCCATTGCTGACTTCATTGAGTATCATGGCCAAATTACATGGCCGTCCGATGACTCCAGAATCTTTGACTGTCGGATTGCCTTTGGAAGAAAATGCGTTGACAGTATCCTTATACTTCCGAGCTGCGGAAAGAGTGGGCTTTTCAAGCCGCATTGCCAAACGATCTTTGAGTGAGCTGAACAATGTCGTGTGCCCGTGCATTCTGCTGTTGGAAAATCGCCGATGCTGTGTGTTGACCGCGATCGACCATGAAAAAAAGCGTGCTGAAATAATTGTTCCCGAGGCGAGCGAGGGCAGAGGATTGGACGATGGTGGACAAACCGTTGGAAGTGAAATCGTTTCTTTGGAAAAATTGAACACGGTTTTTGAGGGACATGTGTTGTTCTCGAAACCTGAATTTCAATTTGAAAAAAGGACCGAAGCGGGGCTGTTTCTTGAAGGAGAGCATTGGTTTTGGGGAACAATTTTGCTGTCCTGGCGAATTTATCGGGATGTGTTCCTTGCGACCATTCTGATCAACCTTTTTGTGCTGGTCAGTCCGTTTTTTGTCCGAAATGTCTATAATCGGGTGGTCCCGAATAACGCCATCGAGACTATGTGGTGGCTCGCTTTCGGGGCCTGTCTCGCCTTTTCTTTCGATATTGTGCTGCGAATCGTGCGGACCTATTTCCTCGATCTTGCGGGAAAAAAGTCTGATCTGATTCTTTCGGCCCGGCTTTTTGGTCAGGCTCTCGGGATGCGTTTTGAAGGGAGACCGCAGTCGGTTGGGACGTTCGCAAAAAATATTCAGGAATTTGAAGTTGTCAGGGATTTCGTGACCTCCGCGAGTTTGGGGGCGGTTGTTGATCTGCCGTTTGCTCTGCTTTTCCTTGCGGTGATCGGGATAATGTCCGGGCCGCTTGTGTGGGTGCCTGTCGGAGCCATTGTCGTGATTCTTGTTTCCGGATTGTTTTTTCATCCGGTAATGAAGTCAGCTGTGGTGAAATCTTCTCGGGCCAGTTCCCAGAAAAACGGTCTGCTTGTCGAAAGTCTGCACGGTCTGGAATCCGTCAAGGCCACTGGTGCCGAGGGCCAATTGCAACGGAAATGGGAAGAAGCGGTCAGCTTCATCGCCCAATGCAACATGAAGAGTCGTCTTATTTCGTCAACGGCTGGGTCCGTGGGGACGTATGCCAACCAACTTTCGACGATCATTCTTCTTATCTATGGAGTGTATCTCATCAAGGATGGGGAGTTGAACATGGGGTCATTGATTGCCGCCATGATGCTCAATTCCAGAGCCATCGTTCCTTTTGTCCGTCTGGCGAATATTGCTACCCGATACACCTCTGCCCGGGCTGCCTACGCGTCTTTGAAAACCGTCATGGAATTGGAACAGGAGCGGCCTTCCGACAAGAAATTCATCTATCACCCATCGTTTGAAGGGCGTGTGGTCTTTGACCAGGTCGATTTCAACTATCCGGGATCGGAACACCTTGCCCTGGCCGGTGTCAGTTTTTCGTTCAACTCACGAAATCATGTCGGGATTATCGGGAAAATCGGTTCGGGAAAATCCACCATAGCCCGGTTGCTCATCGGGCTGTATCGGCCAATAAAAGGCGTTATTGAAATTGACGGGATCAATCTCAACCAACTGGACCCGGCTGCATTGCGGCGGCATGTCGGATTGGTGACGCAGGACCAGGTGCTGTTTTATGGCACGATTCGGGAAAATATTGTCATGGGGGTGCCTCATGTGGATGATCATGTCCTGAACAGGGCCGCAACCCTGGCAGGGGTGATGGATTTTGCTGTGCATCAGCCGGATGGACTTGATATGAATGTCGGAGAGCAAGGAAGGGCACTGTCCGGCGGGCAACGGCAATGCGTCTTGCTTGCTCGTGCCCTTTTGCTCGATCCCCCCATTCTTTTGCTGGATGAACCGACCAGCTCCATGGATAACAGTTCCGAGCAGGCTTTTATCAAGCGACTGAAGACCATTGTTGGAAAGAAAACCTTGATTCTCGTGACGCACAAGGCCTCGTTGTTGACGCTTGTTGATCAGTTGATTGTTATGGATCACGGGCAAATTGTTGTTCAGGGTCCAAAGGACACGGTCATTCGACAGTTGCAGGAAGAGAACGTTTCAGAGGGACAGAAATCTCATGCATGA
- a CDS encoding VCBS domain-containing protein, with amino-acid sequence MGKDISSLFRPLADGKTILLDVSCRIHLVTGTVFLVASDGTMQPVQLGQELPSGAHIFIESGAISLGYADHSVVSLVSTDRVSAAFHETKAEMASDESDEGGRKDAAQEGEDFSAHGQLGQLTQVSPQILALQHSEESILASHREEPIFMHEMFEVPPLSVGVIALSANEVLHDFHDVASISLTMSGLQVIPPQSATISGQDTGLVIEDQKLSTQGQLSVVDPNLGQDHFVQSTLVGPLGTFSIGRNGQWNFVVDSTSRTVQALGVGKSLTSAFMVQSADGTRHQVLVEIDGTDDAPVLQAQSQSVTEDGAVLFGHMSATDIDVGDTLTYGTTAVVAGFSLHPDGSYQFDSSNPSYQHLAVGGAQTLSIPVTVTDSQGATSSQNLVITVHGTNDAPVLQAQSQSVTEDGAVLSGQLSATDIDTGDTLTYGTNAVVAGFTLHPDGSYQFDPTDSSYQHLAVGQTEKVSIPVVVTDSQGGTDTRTMEIVVTGTNDAPVVSGTTVLPSGTEDQPVTLLASDLLSHATDVDATDSLSVSNLRVDHGTILDNKDGTFTLSPEKDYNGQVHLIYDVVDGHGGTTPAQASMSVAAVGDAATITGVDTGDVTEDVNTYPTVSFLAHQIHTSGQLTITDPDSGEDHFDFKSFISWSARPDLRPYSSAHGGRLSIDQDGTWEYIIDTRKPEIQRLGVGDTLKDTVKIQSADGTEHTIEITIHGTNDAPTVSGATLLAPGTEDQPVTLLASDLLSHATDVDATDSLSVSNLRADHGTIIDNKDGTYTLSPEKDYNGQVHLTYDVVDTHGGSTPAQASMSVAAVGDAATISGVDTGDVTEDFDPYSPNSFMAHHINTSGQLTITDPDSGEDRFDFKAFISVPGHAEYRPYTTALGGLLAIEPDGAWTYAVDTRKPEIQRLGVGDTLKDTVKIQSADGTEHTIEITIHGANDAPTVSGVTLLAPGTEDQPVTLLASDLLSHSTDVDAGDSLSVSNLRADHGTIIDNKDGTFTLSLKKDYNGQVHLTYDVVDGHGGTTPAQASMSVAATGDAATIADVQTHASKISVTEDQGYINTHHELEYHGKLIIHDPDAGEDHFDVNRGPQTYTGIGYDTQLGGHVVLAADGTYSYSIDNRKDVIQRLGDGDSITDHVTIRSADGTTHDIAVVINGTNDAPVVSSAPDLGSTSEETPVHITAAQLLAGVSDIDSSSVSVVDGSLSSPHGIFTGTAATGYTFTPAKDFHGTDLDISYKVTDGSLQTPAHATIDVTPVTDPASVGVTMSAEQEVISTGTVDGRIMVGDIAAGQPLRELTLEFTVIGHATGTSGGSQGPVIFNFGDATHNNMLSLWNPANMKVGGAGDHATGVNLEDGNSHRITLTWESSSGDLKVFDNGNLVSTIPNYHKGGTLPEDAYMVLGQKLNHPENPAAPGWNSAEHYQGEVFNAALAHHALSDSEVAKAPLASQLDHASGLLLDVRSVGGHLVDTTGTHSLTDEGDLGHVSSQVDTSLTPPPPGSLLHLDVDVTAPADSQDQVTGTTIDGFPVGTLLSDGHHSVTVGTNPVDVDGWDLDHLTAQLHGAASNFLIAVTAETTGPDGQTASHTSEIPVNMDLNQPLAVPTAHDEPLSDDEQDAIDAAFLAQTDGHDSGHDSHESPIDLRGLGGTSDEDHDTDHDRTADHDGHESGSDAAQEAAPFEVTVSLDDLLQPPDGMDSLLAGQPEKAPVAAPPAEAGESGHEGASPAGGDDLDGGTPDASVLDANLVDSSDDEHL; translated from the coding sequence ATGGGAAAAGATATTTCTTCACTTTTCAGACCCTTGGCAGATGGCAAAACCATCCTTTTGGACGTTTCATGCAGGATTCATCTGGTGACGGGGACGGTTTTTCTCGTTGCTTCGGATGGAACCATGCAGCCGGTCCAGCTTGGACAGGAACTTCCTTCAGGAGCGCATATTTTTATCGAATCCGGGGCCATTTCCTTGGGATATGCGGATCACTCTGTTGTCTCTCTAGTCAGTACGGACCGTGTGTCCGCAGCGTTTCATGAAACAAAGGCCGAAATGGCAAGCGATGAATCGGATGAAGGGGGCCGAAAAGATGCCGCTCAGGAAGGGGAGGATTTTTCAGCTCATGGGCAGTTGGGGCAGCTGACGCAGGTCAGTCCGCAGATTCTCGCCTTGCAACATTCGGAAGAAAGCATTTTGGCCTCACACCGGGAAGAGCCGATTTTCATGCACGAAATGTTTGAAGTGCCGCCATTGAGTGTCGGTGTCATCGCGCTTTCAGCCAATGAAGTGCTGCATGATTTTCATGATGTCGCTTCCATTTCATTGACGATGTCCGGTTTGCAGGTCATTCCGCCGCAGTCCGCGACCATTTCGGGGCAGGATACCGGGCTTGTCATAGAGGACCAGAAGCTTTCGACACAGGGACAGTTGTCGGTGGTTGATCCCAACCTTGGCCAGGATCATTTTGTTCAATCCACTCTTGTCGGTCCATTGGGGACGTTCTCGATTGGCAGAAACGGACAATGGAATTTTGTCGTCGATTCGACAAGTCGTACCGTGCAGGCCCTTGGTGTGGGCAAATCTCTGACCAGTGCCTTCATGGTCCAGAGTGCCGATGGGACAAGACATCAGGTTCTGGTCGAAATCGATGGCACGGATGACGCTCCGGTGCTTCAGGCGCAGAGCCAGTCCGTAACCGAGGACGGAGCCGTGCTTTTCGGCCATATGAGTGCCACTGATATCGATGTCGGCGATACGCTGACCTATGGAACCACTGCTGTTGTTGCGGGATTCTCCCTGCATCCTGACGGGAGTTATCAGTTTGATTCGTCCAATCCCAGTTATCAACATCTGGCCGTCGGTGGGGCGCAAACCCTGTCGATTCCGGTGACGGTAACGGACAGCCAGGGAGCGACCTCGTCCCAAAATCTTGTCATTACCGTGCATGGAACCAATGATGCCCCGGTGCTTCAGGCACAGAGTCAATCCGTGACCGAAGACGGAGCAGTGCTTTCCGGTCAATTGAGTGCAACGGATATTGATACTGGCGATACGCTGACGTATGGGACCAATGCTGTTGTTGCGGGGTTCACCCTGCATCCTGACGGGAGTTATCAGTTTGACCCCACCGATTCTAGTTACCAACACTTGGCGGTCGGTCAGACCGAAAAAGTGAGTATTCCGGTTGTGGTGACCGATTCCCAGGGGGGGACGGATACGCGCACGATGGAAATCGTGGTAACCGGGACGAATGATGCGCCAGTTGTTAGTGGGACCACTGTCTTGCCGTCCGGCACCGAAGACCAACCCGTGACCCTGCTCGCGAGTGATCTCTTGAGCCATGCCACGGATGTTGATGCCACTGACAGCCTCAGTGTCTCGAACCTGAGGGTGGACCATGGAACGATCCTCGACAACAAGGATGGCACGTTCACGTTGTCGCCGGAAAAGGATTACAATGGTCAGGTCCATCTGATCTATGACGTGGTCGATGGACATGGGGGAACGACCCCGGCACAGGCATCCATGAGTGTGGCAGCGGTCGGCGATGCGGCAACCATTACCGGTGTGGATACTGGGGATGTCACGGAAGATGTAAATACGTATCCAACGGTCTCCTTTTTGGCACATCAAATCCATACTTCTGGCCAATTGACCATCACCGACCCGGATTCCGGGGAAGATCATTTCGATTTCAAGTCCTTTATTTCTTGGAGTGCTCGACCTGATTTGCGACCATATTCCAGTGCCCATGGAGGGCGGCTCTCAATAGATCAAGATGGAACGTGGGAGTATATTATTGACACGAGAAAGCCGGAGATTCAGCGGCTCGGCGTTGGAGACACGCTCAAGGATACAGTCAAGATTCAGTCCGCGGATGGAACGGAACATACGATCGAAATAACGATTCACGGTACCAATGATGCGCCCACGGTGAGCGGTGCGACACTCCTTGCCCCGGGCACCGAAGACCAACCCGTGACCCTGCTCGCGAGTGATCTCTTGAGCCATGCCACGGATGTTGATGCCACTGACAGCCTCAGTGTCTCGAACCTGAGGGCAGACCATGGAACGATCATCGACAACAAGGACGGCACGTACACGCTGTCGCCGGAAAAGGATTACAATGGTCAGGTCCATCTGACCTATGACGTGGTCGACACCCATGGGGGATCGACTCCGGCACAGGCGTCCATGAGTGTGGCAGCGGTCGGCGATGCGGCAACCATCTCCGGCGTGGATACCGGGGATGTCACGGAAGATTTCGATCCGTATTCACCGAATTCGTTTATGGCACATCATATCAATACGTCAGGTCAACTGACCATCACCGATCCGGATTCCGGGGAAGATCGTTTTGATTTCAAGGCTTTTATTTCCGTTCCCGGTCACGCTGAGTACAGGCCATATACAACTGCGCTTGGCGGGCTGCTTGCAATAGAGCCTGATGGGGCGTGGACCTATGCTGTGGATACGAGAAAGCCGGAGATTCAACGGCTCGGCGTTGGAGACACGCTCAAGGATACAGTCAAGATTCAGTCCGCGGATGGAACGGAACATACGATCGAAATAACGATTCATGGGGCCAATGATGCGCCCACGGTGAGCGGTGTCACGCTTCTTGCCCCGGGCACCGAAGATCAACCCGTGACCCTGCTCGCGAGTGATCTCTTGAGTCACTCCACGGATGTTGATGCCGGAGACAGCCTCAGTGTCTCGAACCTGAGGGCTGACCATGGAACGATTATCGACAACAAGGACGGCACGTTCACGTTGTCACTGAAGAAAGATTACAATGGTCAGGTCCATCTGACCTATGACGTGGTCGATGGACATGGGGGAACGACCCCGGCTCAGGCGTCCATGAGTGTGGCAGCCACTGGCGATGCGGCAACCATTGCCGATGTGCAGACTCATGCGAGCAAAATTTCCGTGACTGAAGACCAAGGGTATATCAATACGCATCATGAACTTGAATATCACGGGAAACTTATCATCCATGATCCTGATGCGGGCGAAGACCATTTTGATGTCAACAGGGGACCACAGACATATACAGGCATAGGATATGATACCCAACTCGGCGGGCATGTCGTTTTGGCTGCCGATGGGACCTACAGCTATTCCATTGATAATAGAAAGGATGTGATACAGCGTCTTGGAGATGGGGATTCGATAACCGACCATGTCACCATCCGGTCGGCGGATGGGACCACGCACGACATCGCCGTGGTCATCAACGGAACCAACGACGCGCCAGTGGTTTCCTCAGCCCCAGATCTCGGCAGCACGTCGGAGGAGACCCCGGTTCACATCACTGCCGCACAACTTCTGGCGGGAGTCAGTGATATCGACAGCAGTTCGGTCAGTGTCGTTGACGGTTCGTTGTCGTCTCCGCATGGAATTTTCACCGGAACAGCAGCGACCGGATATACGTTCACCCCGGCAAAGGATTTTCATGGAACCGATCTTGATATCAGCTACAAGGTCACTGATGGAAGTCTTCAGACTCCAGCCCATGCCACGATTGATGTGACGCCGGTGACTGATCCCGCGTCGGTGGGTGTCACCATGTCTGCCGAGCAGGAGGTCATTTCCACCGGAACCGTGGATGGCCGTATCATGGTCGGGGATATTGCCGCTGGGCAACCTTTGCGTGAATTGACGCTTGAATTCACGGTGATTGGTCATGCCACGGGAACCTCCGGTGGGTCTCAGGGACCCGTCATATTCAATTTTGGTGATGCAACGCACAACAACATGCTGTCGTTGTGGAATCCGGCCAACATGAAAGTTGGTGGCGCTGGAGACCATGCCACAGGAGTAAATCTCGAAGACGGCAATTCTCACAGGATAACCCTCACTTGGGAATCCTCCAGCGGGGATTTGAAAGTCTTTGATAATGGGAATCTGGTCTCGACCATCCCCAATTATCACAAGGGCGGCACCTTGCCTGAGGACGCGTATATGGTGTTGGGACAAAAATTGAATCACCCAGAAAACCCGGCTGCTCCCGGATGGAACAGTGCGGAACACTATCAGGGTGAAGTCTTCAACGCGGCTCTTGCCCATCACGCACTCTCTGACAGTGAGGTTGCCAAGGCTCCGCTTGCTTCCCAGTTGGATCACGCTTCGGGGTTGCTGCTCGATGTGCGCAGTGTCGGGGGGCATCTGGTGGACACGACCGGGACCCATTCCTTGACCGATGAAGGGGACCTTGGTCACGTTTCAAGTCAGGTGGATACCTCTTTGACGCCACCACCTCCCGGGTCGTTGCTGCATCTGGACGTGGATGTCACGGCCCCGGCTGATTCCCAGGATCAGGTGACAGGGACGACGATTGACGGCTTCCCTGTCGGGACGCTTTTGTCGGACGGTCATCATTCCGTGACGGTTGGAACAAATCCGGTGGATGTCGATGGGTGGGATCTTGACCATCTGACCGCTCAACTGCATGGGGCTGCCAGCAACTTCCTCATTGCCGTAACCGCTGAAACCACGGGACCGGATGGACAGACCGCTTCACATACTTCTGAAATTCCCGTCAATATGGATTTGAATCAGCCCTTGGCCGTACCGACGGCTCACGATGAACCGCTTTCCGATGACGAACAGGATGCCATTGACGCCGCCTTTTTGGCCCAGACCGATGGTCATGACAGTGGTCATGATTCGCATGAAAGTCCCATTGATCTCAGGGGGCTTGGAGGGACTTCCGACGAAGATCATGACACGGATCACGATCGGACGGCAGACCATGACGGGCATGAATCCGGTTCGGATGCGGCCCAAGAGGCAGCACCTTTTGAGGTGACTGTTTCCCTTGATGATCTGCTTCAGCCTCCGGATGGCATGGATTCCCTGTTGGCTGGACAGCCGGAAAAGGCACCTGTTGCAGCCCCGCCTGCCGAGGCCGGGGAAAGTGGTCATGAAGGGGCTTCTCCGGCCGGAGGAGACGATTTGGATGGAGGAACACCGGATGCATCGGTCTTGGATGCGAATCTGGTGGACTCCTCGGATGACGAACATCTGTAG
- a CDS encoding aldehyde ferredoxin oxidoreductase family protein — protein sequence MKGYIGKTLRVNLTTGLCHEEAIDPKTARRFVGGTGYGIEILFRELKAGVDPLGPDNKLVFATSPLTSNLVPGGGSIMVCFKSPLTGAWGESRCGGNFGPDLRKAGFDILILEGSSKKPVYLSIVDGTPSLKDAAFLQGKDVYEKTDILEKKLIHGSKKPSVMCIGQAGENLVAFASIMYRDRAAGRSGGGTVMGAKNILAIAVAGSRQAEHADAKEFMTASRTAMKTVRENEMRDGFNEFGTVGDMPDNDEEGDWPSKNWRSNNWGQGAELFEDFQKNNLVSSKQCYSGCPIGCGRVCEVKKGAYKTPKHEGAEYESISVFTAFLLNKDMDVAVHCDYLCNRWGIDTISTGALISFAMECHEHDIFTDDDLDGIDLTWGASDALPRMVQKIVFREGIGDILANGVRKAAEIIGKGSKKFAIHVKGLEGPAHDPRSGKLLGIAYGTANRGMCHIHPLEGMAYDRGKMDWGMMDHGVSDPEKYDRWDEMGKGTECALLQRGLILPDVLCTCKFMSYAGLNPDHWASMLSATTGWDMDADELIRVGERVHTLQRLFNMREGLRRQDDMLPKRVRSTPEFGTYKDNKDCVIENYDALLDEYYTACGWNLETGIPTPATIERLDLTRYMNKQNDFGLHPE from the coding sequence ATGAAAGGATATATCGGAAAAACACTCAGGGTGAATCTGACAACTGGACTGTGCCATGAAGAGGCCATCGACCCGAAAACAGCCCGACGATTTGTCGGCGGCACAGGGTATGGCATAGAGATCCTGTTTCGCGAACTCAAGGCCGGCGTCGATCCTCTGGGACCGGACAACAAACTCGTCTTTGCCACCAGCCCGCTCACCAGCAATCTGGTTCCGGGCGGTGGCAGCATCATGGTCTGTTTCAAATCCCCATTGACTGGTGCGTGGGGGGAATCCCGCTGTGGCGGCAACTTCGGGCCGGACCTACGAAAGGCCGGATTCGATATCCTCATCCTCGAAGGCTCATCAAAAAAGCCGGTCTACCTCTCCATCGTCGATGGCACACCATCACTGAAAGACGCTGCGTTTCTTCAGGGAAAAGACGTCTACGAAAAAACCGACATTCTCGAAAAAAAACTGATTCACGGCAGCAAAAAACCGTCTGTCATGTGCATTGGGCAAGCCGGGGAAAACCTCGTGGCCTTTGCGTCCATCATGTATCGGGACAGGGCGGCCGGTCGTAGCGGCGGCGGCACGGTCATGGGGGCCAAAAACATCCTTGCCATCGCCGTGGCAGGCTCTCGTCAAGCGGAGCACGCGGACGCAAAGGAGTTCATGACAGCGTCCAGAACAGCCATGAAGACCGTCCGGGAAAACGAAATGCGTGACGGCTTCAACGAATTCGGCACGGTTGGGGACATGCCGGACAACGACGAGGAAGGCGATTGGCCATCCAAGAACTGGCGGTCCAATAATTGGGGCCAGGGTGCCGAACTCTTTGAGGACTTTCAAAAAAACAATCTGGTCTCGTCCAAGCAATGCTATTCAGGATGTCCCATCGGGTGTGGCAGGGTCTGTGAGGTCAAAAAAGGCGCATACAAGACCCCGAAACATGAAGGGGCCGAATATGAAAGCATCAGTGTCTTCACGGCATTTCTGTTGAATAAGGACATGGATGTGGCGGTCCATTGTGACTACCTGTGCAACCGCTGGGGAATCGATACCATTTCAACAGGCGCACTGATTTCATTCGCCATGGAATGTCATGAACATGACATTTTCACGGATGACGATCTCGACGGCATTGATCTGACATGGGGAGCAAGCGACGCCCTGCCTCGAATGGTGCAAAAAATCGTCTTTCGAGAAGGCATTGGCGACATTCTGGCCAATGGCGTCCGAAAAGCTGCTGAGATTATCGGCAAGGGATCGAAAAAATTCGCCATCCACGTCAAAGGCCTTGAAGGCCCGGCCCATGATCCCCGCTCCGGAAAACTTCTTGGCATCGCCTATGGCACCGCCAACCGGGGCATGTGTCACATCCACCCGCTTGAAGGCATGGCCTACGACCGTGGCAAGATGGACTGGGGCATGATGGATCATGGTGTCAGCGATCCAGAAAAATACGACAGGTGGGATGAAATGGGCAAAGGCACCGAGTGTGCGCTCCTTCAGCGGGGACTGATTCTTCCAGATGTCCTCTGCACCTGCAAATTCATGAGCTACGCCGGACTGAATCCCGACCACTGGGCCAGTATGCTCAGTGCCACGACCGGCTGGGACATGGATGCCGACGAACTTATCAGGGTCGGCGAAAGGGTTCACACACTCCAACGCCTGTTCAACATGCGGGAGGGCCTGCGCCGTCAAGATGACATGTTACCCAAGCGGGTCCGTTCCACCCCGGAATTCGGCACGTACAAGGACAATAAAGACTGCGTCATCGAGAACTATGATGCACTGTTGGATGAATATTATACGGCCTGCGGCTGGAATCTGGAAACAGGCATCCCCACTCCCGCCACAATCGAAAGGCTCGATCTGACCCGATACATGAATAAGCAAAACGACTTCGGGCTTCACCCCGAATAA
- a CDS encoding HlyD family type I secretion periplasmic adaptor subunit, producing MHDTDTQSDAGRPTPSMDRDTTYSTDAQAAVLLQSPRGGRLLLYIIVLFVAAAFVWAWLAQIDDVIKGQGKVIPLSKNQLIQNLEGGILKEVLVREGQVVEKGTPLLLLKDLQFSADFQKNRFEAISLQAAIERLEAEARGNELVFSEKLESQYPEVVAEQRDLAQSRRENLQNQIDVLELSKKEKQATVAQLKQKMRNAQVKYNLAVTELRKYEPLQKSGVVSELDVLREREKVIEAKTIMDDARLAIPEVEAMVLEIQERIDRAVTDFKEQARQEKSDLTRKSQGLIAFQASLKDKVDRTVIKSPVRGTVKKTYVDTIGGTVRPGMTVMEIVPIDDTLLIETKIAPKDIGFIRLGQKAKIKLSAYDFAVYGGLVGEVQQVSADSMTDEQGRTYFIIKVSTPQHYIGNQDDNLLIIPGMQAEVDIVVTRRNILDYVLRPLLKSKFN from the coding sequence ATGCATGATACCGATACACAATCAGATGCAGGACGCCCGACGCCATCGATGGACCGGGATACCACGTACTCGACAGACGCGCAGGCCGCAGTTCTTTTGCAAAGTCCACGCGGGGGCCGTCTCTTGTTGTATATTATCGTCCTTTTTGTTGCTGCTGCGTTTGTTTGGGCATGGCTGGCGCAAATAGATGACGTCATCAAAGGACAGGGCAAGGTAATTCCCTTGTCGAAAAATCAACTTATCCAAAATCTTGAGGGAGGCATTCTCAAAGAGGTGCTTGTCAGGGAAGGGCAGGTTGTCGAAAAAGGGACCCCGCTTTTGTTGCTTAAGGATTTGCAGTTTTCGGCAGATTTTCAAAAAAATAGATTTGAGGCGATCAGTTTACAGGCTGCCATCGAACGGTTGGAGGCCGAGGCCCGAGGAAATGAACTTGTTTTTTCGGAAAAGCTTGAATCGCAATATCCTGAGGTGGTTGCGGAACAGCGGGATCTCGCACAAAGCCGTCGCGAAAACCTTCAGAATCAGATTGACGTTCTGGAGTTGTCCAAGAAGGAAAAGCAGGCGACAGTCGCACAACTCAAACAGAAAATGCGTAATGCCCAAGTGAAATACAATCTGGCAGTCACGGAATTACGAAAGTATGAGCCGTTGCAAAAAAGTGGTGTTGTTTCGGAACTGGACGTTTTGCGGGAAAGAGAAAAGGTCATCGAAGCAAAGACAATCATGGATGACGCCCGACTTGCTATACCGGAAGTTGAAGCAATGGTTTTGGAAATTCAGGAGCGAATTGATCGTGCTGTGACTGATTTCAAGGAACAGGCGCGTCAAGAAAAGAGTGATTTGACTCGGAAATCGCAGGGATTAATTGCTTTTCAAGCGTCGCTCAAGGACAAGGTGGACAGGACAGTTATCAAGTCGCCGGTTCGAGGGACGGTCAAGAAGACGTATGTGGATACGATTGGTGGGACCGTGCGGCCCGGAATGACGGTGATGGAAATTGTCCCCATCGACGACACGCTTTTGATCGAAACGAAAATAGCCCCCAAGGATATCGGTTTCATCAGGCTTGGACAAAAGGCGAAGATCAAATTGAGTGCCTACGATTTTGCGGTGTATGGAGGGCTTGTCGGCGAAGTACAGCAGGTTTCGGCGGACTCCATGACCGATGAACAAGGTCGGACGTATTTTATCATCAAGGTGAGTACGCCGCAGCATTATATTGGGAATCAGGATGACAATCTGTTAATCATTCCCGGAATGCAGGCAGAGGTCGATATCGTCGTGACCCGGCGGAACATTCTTGATTATGTCTTGCGTCCCCTGTTGAAGTCGAAGTTCAATTGA